One window of the Rhodococcus sovatensis genome contains the following:
- a CDS encoding TetR/AcrR family transcriptional regulator: protein MARAGLTVARLTEAAADMADDVGFENVTVLALARSFGVKDASLYSHIKNLRDLRQRVAVASLSELADCVSDAVAGRAGKDALVAFAGAYRDYAREHPGRYASTQFELDSDAVLASDARRHSQMSRAILRAYRLPEPDETDAVRLLGSTFHGFIALEASGGFSHSPPRESEQSWQRVLDVLHHALENWPSH, encoded by the coding sequence ATGGCACGCGCTGGGCTCACGGTTGCTCGTTTGACCGAAGCGGCAGCGGACATGGCCGACGACGTCGGATTCGAGAACGTAACCGTCCTCGCGTTGGCGCGTTCTTTCGGCGTCAAGGACGCAAGTCTGTATTCGCACATAAAGAACCTGCGCGATCTGCGTCAACGGGTCGCGGTCGCATCGCTGTCCGAACTCGCCGATTGCGTGTCCGACGCAGTGGCCGGTCGTGCGGGGAAAGATGCACTGGTGGCTTTCGCCGGTGCGTACCGTGATTACGCACGCGAGCATCCCGGCCGATACGCGTCGACGCAGTTCGAACTCGACTCCGACGCCGTATTGGCCAGTGATGCACGCAGGCACTCGCAGATGTCGAGGGCGATCCTTCGTGCGTACAGGCTGCCCGAGCCCGATGAAACCGATGCAGTTCGATTGTTGGGCAGCACGTTTCATGGATTTATCGCGTTGGAGGCGTCGGGCGGATTCAGTCACAGTCCACCGCGCGAATCCGAACAGTCGTGGCAGCGTGTGCTGGATGTTCTGCATCACGCGCTCGAAAACTGGCCGTCACATTGA
- a CDS encoding GNAT family N-acetyltransferase, whose protein sequence is MEIRPRRTDDLPGCVRMLAEVHEYDGYPNRWPDEPAKWLAPPNSVAAWVAEHDGRLVGHVVLTGRDEQLWVSRLFVDPSARGSKVGEALLRQARSRGVLMLDVVESSERAIALYERTGWTMVGRRDADWLMSDGTRPTERIYTSN, encoded by the coding sequence GTGGAAATCCGGCCCCGACGAACCGACGACCTTCCTGGCTGTGTACGGATGCTGGCGGAGGTCCACGAGTACGACGGCTACCCGAACCGCTGGCCCGACGAGCCGGCGAAGTGGCTCGCGCCCCCGAACTCCGTCGCAGCGTGGGTTGCTGAGCACGACGGGCGCCTGGTCGGCCACGTGGTCCTTACCGGGCGGGACGAACAATTGTGGGTGTCGCGTCTGTTCGTCGATCCGAGTGCGAGGGGATCGAAAGTCGGAGAGGCCCTACTGCGCCAGGCCCGCAGCCGCGGTGTGCTGATGCTCGACGTCGTCGAATCCTCCGAGCGGGCCATCGCGCTGTACGAGCGCACCGGTTGGACGATGGTCGGCCGACGAGACGCCGACTGGCTCATGTCCGACGGAACCAGACCGACAGAGCGGATCTACACCTCGAATTAA
- a CDS encoding CsbD family protein has product MGLDDKIGNKAEDLGGKAKEAAGSATGDKDLEAEGKGDQLSSAVKDGAEKVKDAASNIKDKLTGN; this is encoded by the coding sequence ATGGGACTCGACGACAAAATTGGTAACAAGGCCGAGGATCTGGGCGGCAAGGCCAAGGAAGCTGCCGGTTCGGCCACAGGTGACAAGGATCTCGAAGCAGAGGGCAAGGGCGATCAGCTCTCGTCCGCAGTGAAGGATGGCGCGGAGAAGGTCAAGGACGCCGCCTCCAACATCAAGGACAAGCTCACCGGAAACTGA
- a CDS encoding nucleoside deaminase: MTDVEFIRAALAAAGDASELDVPVGAVVFDADGRELARAANAREATGDPTAHAEVLALRAAASVHGDGWRLEGCTLAVTLEPCTMCAGALVLARVSRVVFGAWEPKTGAVGSLWDLVRDRRLAHRPEVRGGILADECGAVLREFFDAKRL, encoded by the coding sequence GTGACGGACGTCGAGTTCATCCGTGCCGCTCTGGCCGCTGCGGGCGACGCCTCCGAACTGGATGTACCGGTCGGCGCTGTCGTGTTCGACGCAGACGGCCGTGAACTGGCCAGGGCTGCCAATGCCCGAGAAGCTACGGGCGATCCGACGGCGCACGCCGAGGTCTTGGCACTACGCGCCGCCGCGTCCGTGCACGGTGATGGTTGGCGACTCGAAGGCTGCACGCTCGCCGTGACCCTCGAGCCGTGCACGATGTGTGCTGGTGCGTTGGTCCTGGCCCGCGTCTCCCGAGTCGTGTTCGGCGCATGGGAACCCAAGACCGGCGCCGTGGGTTCGCTGTGGGACCTTGTGCGCGATCGACGACTGGCGCATCGGCCCGAGGTCCGCGGCGGAATTCTCGCCGACGAGTGTGGCGCCGTCTTGCGTGAGTTCTTCGACGCGAAACGCTTATGA
- a CDS encoding tRNA adenosine deaminase-associated protein — translation MAAQRGSNNSAKAKKFDGPDSNAFDDLEGFGVAVVREDGKWRVTPLPSSALTSLAAAETELREMRSSGAVFGLLDVDDEFFVVLRPAPSGTRLLLSDASLAGEYDIAADVLDELNIDIPDFDPDELDDVEPWPEGDMGLLADLGLPEAVMGIIVAETDLYPDEQLGSIAQRLGFPDELGAVLDKLPR, via the coding sequence ATGGCTGCACAGCGCGGGAGTAACAACTCCGCCAAGGCGAAGAAGTTCGACGGTCCGGATAGCAACGCATTCGACGACCTGGAAGGCTTCGGCGTCGCAGTGGTCCGTGAAGACGGCAAGTGGAGAGTGACACCACTTCCATCGAGTGCGCTGACGTCTTTGGCGGCCGCCGAGACCGAACTGCGTGAAATGCGGAGTTCGGGAGCCGTCTTCGGTTTGCTGGACGTCGACGACGAGTTCTTCGTCGTCCTTCGGCCTGCACCGTCGGGCACCCGTCTTCTACTGTCCGACGCCAGTCTTGCAGGCGAGTACGACATCGCCGCGGATGTGCTCGACGAACTGAACATCGACATCCCTGATTTCGATCCTGACGAGCTGGACGACGTCGAGCCGTGGCCCGAGGGGGACATGGGCCTGCTGGCCGATCTCGGGCTTCCTGAGGCGGTAATGGGCATCATCGTCGCCGAGACCGACCTCTACCCGGACGAGCAGCTCGGTTCCATCGCGCAGCGCCTCGGATTCCCCGACGAACTCGGAGCTGTCCTGGACAAGCTTCCTCGATAG
- a CDS encoding prephenate dehydrogenase has protein sequence MTTAPVCVLGLGLIGGSVLRAAVRAGRTAWGYNRSADAIAGAADAGYDTGTDLTAALTRAAESGALIVIAVPMPAVDSILDAIAEHAPTNPITDVVSVKVEVGDAVARHGLTARYVGGHPMAGTNRSGWSAADPDLFRDAVWVVTVDDGADPDVWREVAALALDCGSVVVPTVGDEHDRAVARISHLPHLLAEALASVGAVSPLAMGLAAGSFRDGTRVASSSPELVRAMCEGNADALTDALDDALALLTRAREELVTERSTKTLVTAGHAARTRYEQHERFDIIDVEPGEPGWLEKLRAAGRLGGVVRQIRSASPG, from the coding sequence GTGACTACTGCTCCCGTCTGTGTACTAGGGCTCGGACTGATCGGCGGATCCGTACTTCGAGCGGCTGTTCGCGCTGGCAGAACCGCGTGGGGATACAACCGCTCGGCCGACGCGATCGCCGGCGCCGCCGACGCCGGGTACGACACCGGCACCGATCTGACCGCGGCACTCACACGGGCCGCCGAGTCCGGCGCTCTCATCGTCATCGCGGTGCCGATGCCCGCCGTCGACTCGATTCTCGACGCCATCGCCGAACACGCGCCCACCAATCCGATCACCGACGTCGTCAGCGTCAAGGTCGAGGTCGGCGACGCAGTGGCACGGCACGGGCTCACGGCCCGGTACGTGGGCGGGCATCCGATGGCAGGTACCAACCGATCAGGCTGGTCCGCCGCGGATCCCGATCTGTTCCGCGACGCGGTGTGGGTGGTGACCGTCGACGACGGTGCCGACCCCGACGTCTGGCGCGAGGTCGCCGCTCTGGCGCTGGATTGCGGATCGGTCGTCGTGCCGACCGTCGGCGACGAGCACGACCGAGCCGTCGCCCGCATCTCGCATCTGCCTCATCTACTGGCCGAGGCGCTGGCGTCCGTCGGTGCAGTCAGCCCGCTGGCGATGGGGCTGGCCGCAGGTTCGTTTCGCGACGGAACTCGGGTGGCGTCGTCGTCACCCGAGTTGGTCCGGGCGATGTGCGAAGGCAACGCCGACGCACTCACCGATGCATTGGACGACGCCTTGGCGCTGTTGACCAGGGCGCGCGAGGAACTGGTCACCGAACGGTCTACGAAGACACTCGTCACCGCCGGGCATGCTGCGCGGACCCGCTACGAGCAGCACGAGCGGTTCGACATCATCGACGTCGAGCCGGGCGAACCCGGCTGGCTGGAGAAGCTCCGGGCGGCCGGGAGACTAGGTGGCGTCGTGCGTCAGATCCGCTCGGCGAGCCCCGGGTAA
- a CDS encoding putative glycolipid-binding domain-containing protein, with amino-acid sequence MESVRVQLNGNRIKAAGRIIGAACSEHPAFSASYDLVTDENGVTRRLSLRTSIAGGEKQASVSRDDEGYWMIENSANHQRSTYNGALDVDVVLSPFFNTLPIRRLGLHTDSTDVQVPVVYVNLLDLSIQETALTYSSGADGIHVLSPVSSSSVTVDADGFVLDYPGLAERI; translated from the coding sequence ATGGAGTCGGTTCGCGTCCAGCTCAACGGCAACCGCATCAAGGCCGCCGGGCGGATCATCGGCGCTGCTTGCTCGGAGCACCCGGCGTTCAGCGCGTCGTATGACCTGGTGACGGACGAGAACGGCGTCACCCGACGGCTCTCGCTGCGCACGTCGATCGCGGGCGGCGAGAAGCAGGCATCGGTGAGTCGCGATGACGAGGGCTACTGGATGATCGAGAACTCGGCCAATCACCAGCGCTCCACCTACAACGGTGCACTCGACGTCGACGTCGTGCTGAGCCCGTTCTTCAATACCCTGCCGATCCGCCGCCTCGGGTTGCACACCGATTCGACCGACGTCCAGGTCCCCGTGGTCTACGTGAACCTGCTTGATCTGAGCATTCAGGAAACAGCGCTCACCTACAGCAGCGGCGCCGACGGAATTCATGTTCTCTCGCCGGTATCGAGCTCCTCGGTGACCGTCGACGCCGACGGATTCGTCCTCGATTACCCGGGGCTCGCCGAGCGGATCTGA
- a CDS encoding ABC transporter ATP-binding protein gives MSEKEVPEKEVAEKEVAEKDWRGVGNEDSTVDATGNLILAGRSRRLLMSLVRPYRKQALLALAIILVDNLAFVAGPLFIAYALDHGISAAVDGNWAPLAWTVFGYIAFGILGAITTYTFLMVSGRLSQAILFDLRGRVFSHAQQLSLSFHEKYTSGRLISRLTSDVESLQTLLESALNDALSAILSIVSIAIILVYLDVPLALIVLAGFVPLVLVTRWSQRQQRAGYRRTRVAIAKVVVHFVESMGGIRAVQVFRRETRNNSILAVEDTEYRDATTSALRGMASYTGIVRWIGNVTLAIILVFGSYRVINGHMDIGVLAAYVLYLRRFYGPLDELAQVFNAYQSAAAALEKISGVLEEKPSVQAPTDPTVLDSARGDIDFDGVQFAYTADRVVLPEFSLHIPAGQVVAMVGATGAGKSTLAKLLARFYDPTFGSVSLDGIDLRRLDDENMRQHIVMVTQESFLFSGSIADNIRLGKPSATDAEVAAAAEAVGLTEFIATLPDGIDTDVRKRGGRLSSGQRQLVAFARVFLAAPAVIVLDEATSSLDIPSERLVQRALETILQGRTALIIAHRLSTVAIADRVLVMEDGAIVEDGSPADLIAVDGRFAGLHDAWELSSAGPTVSG, from the coding sequence ATGTCTGAGAAAGAGGTGCCTGAGAAAGAGGTGGCGGAGAAAGAGGTGGCTGAGAAAGATTGGCGTGGAGTAGGAAACGAAGATTCCACCGTCGATGCCACAGGCAACCTGATTCTTGCGGGCAGGTCGAGGCGACTGTTGATGTCGCTCGTTCGGCCGTATCGGAAGCAGGCTCTGCTCGCACTCGCGATCATCCTCGTCGACAACCTCGCTTTCGTCGCGGGACCGTTGTTCATCGCATACGCGCTCGATCACGGCATCTCGGCGGCGGTCGACGGGAATTGGGCACCGCTGGCGTGGACGGTGTTCGGCTACATCGCATTCGGAATCCTCGGAGCGATCACCACGTACACCTTCCTGATGGTGTCGGGCCGCCTCAGTCAGGCGATTCTGTTCGATCTCCGTGGCCGAGTGTTCAGCCATGCCCAGCAGTTGAGCCTCTCGTTCCACGAGAAGTACACCTCGGGACGACTGATCTCGCGGCTCACCAGTGACGTCGAATCGCTGCAGACGCTACTCGAAAGTGCTCTCAACGACGCCTTGTCCGCCATCCTGTCCATCGTCAGCATCGCCATCATCCTGGTGTATCTCGATGTGCCCCTTGCTCTGATCGTGTTGGCGGGTTTCGTGCCGCTGGTGCTCGTCACGCGGTGGTCGCAGCGCCAGCAGCGTGCAGGCTATCGGCGAACACGTGTCGCGATCGCAAAGGTCGTCGTGCATTTCGTCGAGTCGATGGGCGGCATCCGTGCGGTGCAGGTGTTCCGTCGTGAGACGCGGAACAACTCGATTCTTGCCGTCGAGGACACCGAATACCGGGATGCGACGACGTCCGCGCTGCGTGGAATGGCGAGCTACACCGGCATCGTCAGATGGATCGGCAACGTCACGCTCGCGATCATCCTCGTGTTCGGTAGCTATCGAGTGATCAACGGTCACATGGATATCGGTGTTCTCGCGGCCTACGTTCTCTACCTACGGCGGTTCTACGGTCCGCTCGACGAGTTGGCCCAGGTGTTCAACGCCTACCAGTCGGCCGCGGCTGCGCTCGAGAAGATCTCGGGTGTCCTCGAGGAGAAGCCGTCGGTGCAGGCGCCGACGGATCCGACAGTGCTCGACAGCGCGCGAGGCGACATCGACTTCGATGGCGTTCAGTTCGCGTACACCGCCGACCGTGTCGTGCTGCCCGAGTTCTCTCTTCACATTCCGGCCGGCCAAGTGGTGGCGATGGTCGGTGCGACCGGAGCCGGAAAGTCGACTCTGGCGAAACTTCTCGCCCGGTTCTACGACCCGACCTTCGGTTCCGTCAGCCTCGACGGCATCGACCTACGCCGGCTCGACGACGAGAACATGCGTCAGCACATCGTCATGGTGACTCAGGAATCGTTCCTGTTCTCCGGTTCCATCGCCGACAACATCAGGCTCGGCAAGCCGTCGGCGACCGACGCCGAGGTGGCCGCTGCCGCGGAAGCCGTCGGGCTGACGGAGTTCATCGCGACCTTGCCGGACGGAATCGACACCGATGTTCGCAAACGCGGTGGACGGCTCAGCTCGGGTCAACGCCAGCTCGTAGCGTTCGCCAGGGTGTTCCTCGCGGCGCCCGCGGTGATCGTGCTCGACGAGGCAACGTCGAGCCTCGACATTCCAAGCGAACGGCTGGTTCAACGTGCTCTCGAGACGATTCTGCAGGGAAGGACCGCGCTGATCATCGCGCACCGATTGTCGACCGTCGCCATCGCGGACCGTGTGCTGGTGATGGAGGACGGTGCAATCGTCGAGGACGGTTCGCCTGCAGATCTCATCGCGGTGGACGGGCGGTTCGCGGGACTACACGATGCCTGGGAGCTGAGTTCGGCCGGACCCACCGTGAGTGGGTAG
- a CDS encoding ABC transporter ATP-binding protein, whose translation MSTGVLEDRTTTLDESNPDTRQPSSLARLLPFLRPYRWHFTGSIVVALIATLTGLVIPLVLQGVIDGPITDGNFAGVWWPAALVLFLGTVDAVGIWVRRYLVSAPSSQFEISARAAVFEKLQRLSVSAHESWESGQLLSRAIADLSSLRRFVAFVGPFIIINTVTLIVGLGVLFVQSWQLGLIMAVTSVPLVIVCTRFETLYRVVARDAQDQAGDVTTTVEESIQGIRVLKAFGRSAHLSRRFLREAATLRGTEMKKVRYLAIVWELIVGIPPVGIGVMLAFGAYSIVQGTMTAGMLVAAMAIVAFLLWPIESFGFLLAELNNARTAADRYWEIMDTPETITEPKQPVPLPRDIRGVLEFRGVGFTFPDASSPLLTDVDFRVEPGETVALVGVTGSGKTALTNLVPRLFDVTSGSVTIDGVDIRTLALADLRSVVSVAFEDPVLFSASVRENIALGRPEATDADVDEALGIAHAREFVETLPWGLDTRIGEQGMSLSGGQRQRLALARAVLGKPRILVLDDPLSALDVGTEALVQQDLRRVLPHSTTVLVAHRPSTAALADRVLYLENGRIVEQGTHERLLATSAKYRHVMGSIDV comes from the coding sequence GTGTCCACGGGTGTGCTCGAAGATCGAACGACAACCCTCGATGAGTCGAACCCCGACACCCGGCAACCGAGTTCGCTGGCCCGGCTACTGCCGTTCCTACGGCCGTACCGGTGGCACTTCACGGGATCGATCGTCGTCGCGCTGATCGCCACGCTGACCGGCTTGGTGATCCCACTGGTATTGCAGGGTGTCATCGACGGGCCGATCACCGACGGCAATTTCGCCGGCGTCTGGTGGCCGGCTGCGCTCGTGCTGTTTCTCGGAACGGTCGACGCGGTCGGAATCTGGGTCCGTCGCTATCTGGTGTCGGCTCCGTCGAGTCAGTTCGAAATCTCAGCTCGTGCAGCGGTCTTCGAGAAGTTGCAGAGACTGTCGGTCTCGGCGCACGAGAGCTGGGAGTCGGGGCAGCTGCTCTCTCGGGCTATAGCGGACCTCTCGTCGCTGCGTCGGTTCGTCGCCTTCGTCGGCCCGTTCATCATCATCAACACCGTGACTTTGATTGTCGGCTTGGGTGTTCTGTTCGTGCAATCCTGGCAACTCGGACTGATCATGGCAGTCACGTCGGTCCCGCTTGTGATCGTCTGCACGCGATTCGAAACTCTCTACCGCGTCGTCGCACGTGATGCGCAGGATCAGGCAGGCGACGTCACCACGACCGTCGAGGAGTCCATTCAGGGCATCCGGGTGCTCAAGGCCTTCGGCCGCAGCGCACATCTTTCACGCCGGTTCCTGCGAGAGGCAGCAACGCTCCGCGGTACCGAGATGAAGAAGGTTCGCTACCTCGCCATCGTGTGGGAATTGATCGTCGGCATCCCGCCCGTCGGCATCGGCGTCATGCTGGCATTTGGGGCGTACTCGATCGTGCAGGGCACCATGACTGCCGGAATGCTCGTTGCCGCCATGGCGATCGTGGCGTTCCTACTCTGGCCGATCGAATCGTTCGGATTCCTTCTCGCCGAACTCAACAACGCTCGCACCGCGGCAGATCGCTACTGGGAGATCATGGATACCCCGGAGACGATCACCGAGCCGAAGCAGCCGGTTCCACTGCCCCGTGATATCCGTGGAGTCCTCGAATTTCGAGGCGTCGGTTTCACGTTTCCCGACGCCTCGTCGCCGCTTCTGACCGACGTCGATTTCCGGGTCGAACCGGGTGAGACGGTCGCGTTGGTCGGCGTCACCGGGAGCGGAAAGACCGCGCTGACCAACCTCGTTCCGCGGCTGTTCGACGTGACCTCGGGGTCGGTGACGATCGACGGCGTCGATATCAGGACGCTCGCTCTGGCGGATCTGCGGTCGGTGGTGTCGGTAGCATTCGAGGACCCAGTGCTGTTCTCGGCCAGCGTCCGAGAGAACATCGCACTCGGCCGTCCTGAGGCGACCGACGCCGATGTCGACGAAGCGCTCGGTATCGCACATGCACGCGAATTCGTCGAGACGCTGCCGTGGGGTCTGGACACTCGTATCGGAGAACAGGGAATGAGCCTGTCGGGTGGACAGCGCCAGCGGTTGGCGCTGGCACGTGCGGTACTCGGCAAGCCTCGCATTCTCGTGCTCGACGACCCGCTGTCGGCGCTCGACGTGGGCACCGAAGCGCTCGTCCAGCAGGATCTGCGACGAGTCCTACCGCATTCGACGACAGTGCTCGTCGCGCATCGGCCGTCGACTGCCGCACTCGCAGACCGAGTGCTGTACTTGGAGAACGGAAGAATCGTGGAACAGGGTACGCACGAGCGTCTTCTGGCAACCTCGGCGAAATACCGTCACGTGATGGGATCGATCGATGTCTGA
- a CDS encoding NAD-dependent epimerase/dehydratase family protein, whose amino-acid sequence MKLLMLGGTRFVGRVVVDDALARGWEVTVLHRGHTGVAPAGADVLHLDRTDPVALADAVDDRRWDLVVDTWAGPPLVATESAAVLKDHVDRYAYVSSGSVYRWGQHVDECSPVVDAESTSDSDYDYSAAKRGAELGVLASFPDALLARAGLILGPHEDIGRLPWWLQRIAAGGRIVAPGVPDRPLQYVDARDAASFVLSGLESGLCGAYDVISPSGHATTAELLQACIDVTASEAELVWIDFDRLAGAGAQPWTHLPCWVPQTGEWAGFLESDTSQAARAGLDCRPIGSTVQDTWEWMRRESSLRDDRTDMLPPQRADRPVHGLPPEIERALLDD is encoded by the coding sequence ATGAAGCTGCTGATGCTGGGAGGCACACGATTCGTCGGTCGCGTCGTCGTGGACGATGCGCTTGCGCGCGGCTGGGAAGTGACCGTGCTGCACCGCGGACACACCGGAGTCGCACCTGCCGGCGCCGACGTACTCCACCTCGACCGCACCGATCCCGTGGCGCTCGCCGATGCCGTCGACGACCGTCGATGGGACCTCGTCGTCGACACCTGGGCGGGTCCTCCGCTCGTCGCTACCGAGAGCGCAGCCGTCCTGAAAGACCACGTCGACCGGTATGCGTACGTGTCGAGTGGGTCCGTCTACCGATGGGGGCAGCACGTCGACGAATGCTCGCCGGTCGTCGATGCCGAATCGACCTCCGACTCCGACTACGACTACTCCGCTGCCAAGCGTGGGGCTGAACTCGGTGTGCTGGCCTCGTTTCCGGACGCGCTTCTGGCTCGCGCCGGGTTGATCCTCGGACCGCACGAGGACATCGGCCGCCTGCCGTGGTGGTTGCAACGCATCGCAGCGGGCGGGAGGATCGTTGCGCCCGGTGTCCCGGACCGACCGCTGCAGTACGTCGACGCGCGAGATGCTGCGTCGTTCGTTCTCTCCGGACTGGAGTCGGGGCTCTGTGGGGCATACGACGTCATCAGCCCATCCGGGCACGCCACGACTGCCGAGCTGCTCCAGGCGTGCATCGACGTCACGGCGTCGGAGGCCGAACTGGTGTGGATCGACTTCGATCGTCTGGCTGGCGCTGGAGCGCAACCGTGGACACACCTTCCGTGCTGGGTTCCACAGACGGGCGAATGGGCGGGCTTTCTCGAAAGCGATACCTCCCAAGCCGCTCGAGCAGGCCTCGACTGCCGACCGATCGGCAGTACCGTCCAAGACACCTGGGAGTGGATGCGACGCGAGTCGAGCCTGCGCGACGACCGGACCGATATGCTGCCGCCGCAGCGTGCAGACCGTCCTGTCCATGGGCTTCCGCCGGAGATCGAACGGGCCCTCCTAGACGATTGA
- a CDS encoding DNA cytosine methyltransferase yields the protein MVGLFAGIGGLELGLSGQGWSTELLCEIDPGAGAVLGARFPDVPLHRDVTKLRALPSGTELVAAGFPCQDLSQAGRTAGITGARSGLVDEVFRLVKRRNGPRWLLIENVPFMLQLGRGAAMRHITDALSDLGYMWAYRVVDARSFGLPQRRQRVLMLASRTEDPREILFAQDEGPLPDGDPSEQPCGFYWTEGTRGLGWAVNAVPTLKGGSSIGIASPPAVRLPSGEIVTPGIVGAERLQGFDPDWTAPALSLPGVRAGHRWKLVGNAVSVRMASWVASQLEHPQPHDHSDDVPLLPGQAWPAAAWGAKGKAFRVHRSTWPVHEPYENLSDFLDDSRLLSARATAGFLKRAQMGNLRFVPGFLDDVESHLDRMGGHPNPRAA from the coding sequence ATGGTGGGGCTGTTCGCCGGGATCGGCGGGCTCGAGTTGGGGCTCTCCGGGCAGGGCTGGTCGACGGAACTGCTGTGCGAAATCGACCCCGGCGCCGGCGCCGTTCTCGGCGCGCGCTTCCCCGATGTTCCGCTGCATCGCGATGTCACCAAGCTGCGTGCTCTGCCGTCGGGCACCGAACTCGTCGCGGCCGGATTCCCCTGTCAGGACCTGTCGCAGGCCGGCCGGACGGCAGGCATCACCGGCGCGAGATCAGGACTGGTCGACGAGGTCTTCCGGCTCGTCAAACGCCGCAACGGCCCGCGGTGGCTACTCATCGAGAACGTTCCCTTCATGTTGCAGCTCGGCCGCGGCGCGGCGATGAGGCACATCACCGACGCTTTGTCCGACCTCGGCTACATGTGGGCATACCGCGTCGTCGACGCACGGTCGTTCGGGCTGCCACAGCGCCGCCAGCGGGTGCTCATGCTTGCCTCTCGTACCGAGGATCCACGCGAAATACTGTTCGCTCAGGACGAGGGACCTCTTCCCGACGGCGACCCGTCCGAGCAGCCGTGCGGCTTCTACTGGACCGAGGGCACGCGTGGTCTCGGCTGGGCAGTCAACGCGGTCCCGACGCTCAAAGGAGGTTCGTCGATCGGCATCGCCAGTCCCCCGGCAGTTCGGCTTCCTTCCGGGGAGATCGTGACGCCCGGGATCGTCGGCGCCGAGCGGCTACAGGGCTTCGATCCTGATTGGACCGCACCGGCACTGTCGCTACCCGGGGTCCGCGCTGGGCACCGCTGGAAGCTCGTCGGGAACGCAGTGAGTGTGCGCATGGCGTCGTGGGTGGCATCACAGCTCGAACACCCGCAACCGCACGACCACTCGGACGACGTCCCGCTTCTCCCCGGCCAGGCGTGGCCGGCCGCTGCGTGGGGCGCGAAGGGCAAGGCGTTCCGGGTGCATCGTTCGACATGGCCGGTCCACGAACCGTACGAGAACCTCAGCGATTTTCTCGACGACTCGCGGCTGCTGTCGGCCCGCGCCACGGCGGGCTTCCTCAAGCGCGCGCAGATGGGCAATCTACGTTTCGTGCCCGGGTTCCTCGACGACGTCGAATCGCACCTCGACCGCATGGGTGGGCACCCGAACCCGAGAGCCGCATGA
- a CDS encoding very short patch repair endonuclease, whose protein sequence is MSRPSTDAATSARLSKQRRRDTEPEVALRRELHRRGPRYFVDRAPFKGLRRRADLVFPRRKVAVYVDGCFWHSCPEHATKPRNNAQWWADKLAANVARDRNTDERLEAEGWTVVRVWEHEPVADAADKVLRALGWSGAG, encoded by the coding sequence ATGTCCAGGCCGTCGACCGATGCTGCGACCAGTGCGCGCCTGAGCAAGCAGCGCCGCCGCGACACCGAACCGGAAGTCGCGCTTCGTCGCGAACTCCACCGCCGCGGGCCCCGGTACTTCGTGGACCGCGCACCCTTCAAGGGCCTGAGGCGTCGGGCAGACCTGGTCTTTCCTCGACGGAAAGTGGCCGTGTACGTGGACGGGTGCTTCTGGCACAGCTGCCCCGAACACGCCACCAAACCCCGCAACAATGCACAGTGGTGGGCAGACAAACTGGCCGCCAACGTCGCCCGCGACCGCAACACCGACGAACGCCTCGAAGCCGAAGGGTGGACGGTCGTGCGGGTGTGGGAACACGAGCCGGTCGCCGATGCAGCAGACAAGGTGCTCCGGGCGCTGGGGTGGTCGGGGGCTGGGTGA